atgtcaactgtgttacaagtcatgtcaactacacgtacaaccatgtcaactgcacatagaaaccatgtcaacaacaattataagtcatgtcaactagacatacaagccatgtcaacaatccgacacattaaaacacgaaatgacacttatacccccgtgttgacataatgtgatagctgttgacatgtcgttaatcttgtggattagtggctgagattgcatctcatttctcaattaagctaaaaaatctcaacctaacaggaccctatatatatatatatatatatataattggttttccttttattattattttttgttaaatttatgGAAAATAATATTCTTTTCGTCCTGGGCTAAGTGAAGTGTGTTTCTTTTTGGGACGTCTcaaaataagagcatccacaatataGTTGTCAACTGGCCCGGGCTGGCCCACCCATCAGTGAAACGATGTGGGCCTAGGCTGGGCTTATTGGTTGAAATTGGCTCTAATTGGGCCATTCTGTATACCAAGTCCAGGACCATCTGAAGCCCAAGTCAGGCCCAAGCCCATCAGAGGCCCAATTtatataatttgattttttaatgtaattaggTAGTTAACAACTAAAAATTgtatatttctctatttatGCATGTAATCTTGTGCATGAGAGAGGTTAATCTTCTCTATATCATTCTAATTTATTGGATATCTCCGAATTGACTCAAACAGTAATAGTCTATTATATCTCCGTCTCTTCTTATTGAGTAATCAAGTATGAGATCtcaatgattatttttttactaaatttgTAGAAGCAATATTGAACATATGATGTTGGTTATACGTTAAAATGACTTGTCAATTTGTTAAGATTTTTCGACCCCCAATATTTCATGGCATCTTGGATAGCAGTAACTAGCATACAAGAAGGGTTAGTATTGTTACGTTATAAAATTGTCTCTATCCGCCGACTGTCCACAAGGGATGTTATGAACGAAGCTTTAGATAGAAACCTAACTAGTTAGAATTTTCCAATACAAAATAATGGCATCATAACTCTTAGCACTCATTGggtaaagaaattaattatatattcgaGCCAATAGCAAGCTCATTTGATTAATGGATACAGAATTTGTTaactactctctctgtcccaaaCTACAAGCATTATATTGCATTTCATCCCAAATTACttatattattttactttttggcAAAGAAATTTATTATCTTTTACACTTTATTCCCTCTACTTAATCTTtaaacatcaatttcttaaatcatgtGACTTTAAATTATGTGACTAAAGAAACAGTGCTAGTTGCTATAGATATAGAGAGGAAATATAAAGGAGCATAAATTTGGTAATCTGACAAGTAAATCAACGTTAGATCACTATAATggtaataatttattaaaaaggAGCATTACTCTATGTGCAAACAAACAATAGCCAATTGTGGTTTTactctttttaaatatgtcaACAGTTAAACCATTAACATATTCAATTTCATCTTACAAAGAAAGCAACAGCTAAAATAGTTTATTATATAATCAATATTACATTGCCAAGTAACAACAATCTGCaccagaaagaataaaataactACATATTGAAGGTTATCACAAGAGGATCCTCACCTGGATCAACTACAAATGTCTTGGTCACTTTCTCATCTTGTAAAAGACTGACAATTTCAACTTCATATGATCCATGAAATCCTCTGAACTCGAAATGGCCTTGTTCATCGATATGGCCATGACATTTTGACAGCCACTCTTCCTTGAGAGCAAGATATTTTTTACCAGCTTCATTGATGTCCCCTTCTGCATTAACCAAGTGTCCGTTGTCTCGGCTCATGAAGAGCTCCCAGAATCCCCACAACATCACACCTTCAACTGCAGGGTGGGCAAAAGCTTCGCGAAGCATAACCTCCAAATCATCAGCTCTAACATACTCATTAGTGGAAGAGACATCGAGTTCTGTGAACCAGATCGGGAGGCCAAGAATCGCCAACTTATTAAGAGCGGAACAGACAATCGGCCCAACTGGATGATCTATGTGACCTTGTATGCCTATTCCTCCGACGGGGGCTCCCTGCTCTTGGAGATCAAGAATGTGCTGAATGTACTTCTCGGGTGATGAATGTGAGTCACATCCATCCTCAACATGATAGTCGTTCACAAAAAGGGTGGCAGACGGGTCCAGCTGATGTGCAATCTTGAACATGTTTGCCCTGATATCTTTTCCCAGACGATCTTGGTAGAACGACCCATGCAGCATTTCATTGTTGACATCATGGTGCTTAAACTTACCCTTGTAACGGGTCAGTAGGCCTGTCAAACGGTTTTGAACCGCTGTCATCAGATCATTTTTGCTCAAAGCTCGTATCCATGACTGTACTGTTGACTCCACCTCCCAGAAGATACAGTGCCCACGAAGTTGAATGTTTTGGCTTGAACAAAAATTCAATAGGTCATCAGCGTCTTTGTAGTTGAAGTTTCCTTTGTTCGGCTCCGTCCAATACCACTTCAACTCATTACCAAAAACAGCCCAGTTGAAGTTCTTTACAAAGAAATTAACAAAGTCCTCATTGTCTATATTTGTCCTGTTTACACATGAACCAAAtggaaagctgttttgagtttGTCTAATTTTCACAAAAGTTCCAAACAGAGGACATGAATCTGATGTGGTAAACTTCAAGATAACATCCCGCTTGCGTATCTGCACAGTTAAACATATACCAATATTGTGAAAATACATATCAACATAATGGATAGTAAATTTAATAGAAATCTGGTAAAAGTCTTTACACCAAGAAAACAAGGGTTCTGTTTCCAAAGTTTTTACACCAAGAAAAACCAGGGTTTTTTTATCATGTCcgacaaaattgaaaaattaagaTCATCATCTGCTGCTAGCACGAAAGTACGTTGGACAATCAATAAAATGTGTAAAAAAGCTGAAAACCTACTTTTAGTAGTTTTCGAATACACCAAAAGCCAGAAGTTCAGAACTAACCTTATCAGTTTGTGTTTTCAAGTGTTTGAATCTCGCAGATCTGTCCACTGGAAAGATTTGTAGCCCTGCAACCATTAAATCAACCCCAGGATCAGGACCCTGTACATAAACTATTATCTTCGTGGCCCGATTCTCAATTCTGAAAGATCCACCAATTTCATGCCATTTATCATCATTAATCTCAACTTGGCCACCATTTACCCATTGAGAGTCCACCCCAAGAGCCACATTGACACTCTGAGGTCTAGTTGCCCCACTTCCAATTCGTACCCATGCAGACACTTGATAGGTCAAAAAAAGTTGCACTCTTTCTGTAATCGTCTGAGCTGGACCCATCCACGTCTGAGTACGATTAGTTACAACAATACAGCAACCACTCAATGGCTCCTTAGGTCCAAGAGACTCTTGAGCCATTGGAGGAAGGATATGTGGTGCACCATTGCCAATACTAAGATTGCAATTTCCAAGTGGGAACCACCCATTGGTGCCTTTTGTAAGGGTGCTATTAGCAACAATATTAAATCCGAAAATAGAGATCTGGAGAGGCAGAAAAAAGGTAGAGCTATTAGCAACAATATTCATTCTGAGACTACCAGTTTAATTATTCAGCTACCTGAGTGGCTGGTCGGGATGCAGGTGGAGCTTTCGGAGCATGCTTTACAACTAAATTGTTAAGAAGAATATCAGTGCCCGGAGGCGGACCTTCCAAATAAATAACAGCCCGTGAAGGCAAGCTATTTAAAAGAAATTTTCCATGCAACTGCACCCAATCTTTATCTGTTGCCTGCACACTGGAAACCAGCAAACTTCTAAGAAGAAAGACTTACAGAATATGCAAACTGCATAGGGATGATCACATTATATTACCTAAAATCCCATGCATAAATCAGACAAGATATGCTACCTAGTTCAGTTACAAAGTGTGATTAAGAAACATGTGAAAACAAGAATGAAAAATATAAGCCTTGGTGCATCAGTCTAGAGACTCTAGTCATACCTTTTCCCTTGCATCTTATCAAGGAACTCATAAGAAAGAAACAATAGTGTCCACTAAAACCTAATACCAGACTGATTGAACGATAACACGCTCGGAAATGTCTACGAATTTGGTCTTCCACGAAAACCAAAAAATACGACTCAGACGTTAATGACATGTTACATATTTTAACCAGTGGTACTTCAGAGcacaatatattaatttattaaatttctaGATATATTTATTCATGGGGTTCTTTTGGGTCAATCTTATCGTGGACTGACTCTAGGCAGATATGCTAAGTTAGTATTTAGAAATGGTGATTATCATTTGTTAGGAACTCTAGTTCTCAAAGGAAAATTCAAAACTTCATATTGGCAAGTTCAGTCTGGCCATTGGTTGCTCGGAATGTCTACCAGTTGATGAAAGGACTCCAAGTCAGTCCACCAGAAGAGATAGGATATGCGAATTTCTTTACAAAAACCAAAGATCGTATCAGGCATGTATTGGTTAGAGTACATACCTTGCAACCCCTATGTATTGTTCACGCAGATCTGCTGTCTGAACCCACAGTGTAGCTCTAACATCTGCACTACTGACATTGTTACCAAATATTCGCACTGTAGCAAAAACCTCATAGGCaagcttcttctgcactctgcTCGTTATCTCTTGTTGAATTCCATTCCAGTTCTGAGTACGATTTGCTGTTGATGCAAAATATTTTCCCGTCTGTGGAAGAATTTTTCCACCTGCCATAGACTCATTCAAAACAATTTTGCAACCTCTCCCAGACCAGTTATTAAGGCCGTCATCAAATCTTGGGTTCTGTACAATGTCACTATCCTCATCACAGAGAGAACTTTTGCTTTGGGTCTGTTAGATGAAAACAAACAGACCACTTCATTATATTGCATATGAAAGGGAAGGAGTATCATATCAAAATAGTAGAAGActttttctttaaatatatttaGATTAGATTGTGCATACTGAATATTTCATGACAAAATCGTCTCAACAAATTTACATGTATATTATACTAGGATAGGGGCAAAGACAACCCCCTGATAATTATTGTGGAGCAAATATACACGTCTCTCTAAAGAATTTTTGGGCGCAACTGAGTTCAAATCCAACATTAAGAGTGCAATCAAACCCAGTCCTCTAATGGTGCAAATTGACCTAATTCTATCTTCATCTTTCTTGTGGAATTCAACTACTGCTGACCATTGGCCAGTTAAATCAACCTGATGGTTAGGCACCACACACTTTCAAAGCCCTCTATCAATTATACAATCCGATGTGAAATCAAACGTCGAAATCCAAAAACCACACAAGACTATTGTATTCATACTTGTTGGTATTCCCGTCTTTAGATTTCTCATAACAGGAGTTTCTTATAGTATTCATACTTGTGGGTGTTCTCTCCAGAAGCACCCTGAAATTTGTCCAAAAATCCGAGCATTCACACTCATGCATTTACATTATTGTGTGACATTTTGGGCTAAGTTCATGCAGCCCAGACGAAGATACTTTGAAAAATAAGTACTGTTAGTTGAACGAAGGGAGACTGTTATGTTCACCAATGTCCTAGGATGATTTCAAGTTGGGATCTGACATTGATTCTTGTAATTTAGCAAAAGGTTTTAGGACCCTGGAGTGTGGGATGTCCAGCCATAAGGTCGATTTAGATGGCCAAAGACCAGCAGTGGTGTAATTGCACTCTATTTTGCACCATTGGAAAATTTAGTTCAATTAACTATAAATTTGAGGGTGCAGACTCAAGAAAAAACCATACTTACTGGCTATTGAGCATGTGACAAgtcattaaaagaaaaagtagtttgtaaataaacttacaacatatTGACTGGAACCAGGGCAGGAAACTACTACTGATTTTACGAGTATGTCAATGCCAGGCGGAGGTCCCTCCATGTAAAATATAACTCTCTGAGGCATAGTTGATAGACAAAAAGTCCCTTCTAGCTTTTCAAAGCACTCCATAGAAGCAGATACTCTGAAGAAGGCTCATGGCAATCAAGATCGTGATCTCAAGAAACAGATTTAAATCAGAGAAAAAGAGTTTACCTTCCAACGGATAAATAGCTAACTGAGGAATGTTGGTATTCAAGTTTCAGAGTGGCCTGAACATCAGCAACAGCTTGACCAGATCCTGATATTCCAACCCAAGCACATACTGTGTAAGTGGAACCTGCAGAAACCCTATTTGTTATGTCTTGTTCGAGGCCTTGCCAGCATTCGTTCCGGTTCGTAACTCTGGCAAATGGACCATTTAAACTAGCCGAAATCCGTTGAGAATAACCAGAGTCTGAGGAAACCACAGAGCCATCACAGCCATTAGGATGCCATGAATCAAGTCCTCCAGAAAAGTCATGGTTCAGGATGACATTAGTTGCAGGTCTGTTTGTTGTATCATTCAATTCCTCtttcgaattctgccagaaataTGCCAAAAAGAAAAGGActgatgaaaatgatatgaacTTGATGATTGATATGTGAAATCACATATCACATAGACTACAGCACCAGGCCCAACAAATGGTAGCAAAAAAGAATTTCAGGCTGATGCAGGGTGAAAAATCAAGCTACGCACTTGCCAAAAATGTTTGGGATTTCCTTGACAATTCATTATAGCAGAAGCTATACATTTGAAGGCAGATTCCAAATCATCAAATGATAATAAAAAGAAGAGCTGGAGGTAAAAAGAAGGAAGTTCAGCTCTCTAATCTTCAAAACTGTTGTACTCCATAATATATGTACCAAAACACCGCTACTATGAGATTAACATGATGCTGCAAAATATCATTCTTGACATTGCACAAGAGTAACTGAATGTCAAGCTCAAAAAACAGATTGATCTTGATTCTTGTCACTGaaatcaaaagataaaataTCGGCTTATCTCAGTTTAACTTTTTGAAGCACCATTAGATAGCTCATCTGCACGACAATTGACAAATTACTCCTTCATGCGGCACTAGTCAAATTTAAAGCACAATTAGAAAGTTCGTGAAATGAGCTTTCTAACAGTACTCGTAGTTATGTGTATTCTCGCCATAAGCAGCCTAAAATTGGTCGGAAAATTCACGCACCCGCACTCACACATTTACATTATCTTGTGACCTTTTTGGGAAATTTCATGCATCCCCCGAGGATGCATCGAAATATGGATACTATGAGTTGGAAACCGAAGTTAGTGGCAAGTGCTTTTCGCACCTATGTCCTCGCGTGATTATAACCTGGAAGTAGACATGAATTCTTGAAATTGACAGAGGACTTGTGTAGTTGCTCTACTTTATATAGTCCGGCCGGAAGGCTGAGTTTAGTTGAAGCGTTAATTTGAGAATTTGGAATCAATTGCTCCCAAACAATCTTTAGGGATGGAAATGCACACTTGGTTAAACTTAGAGGGATATTAACTTAATAAATCTTAATCGCAACTAAGTAGATTCAAACTGAAGCTAACTCCTGCAAAGTTGCTGGTAGGTAATACATACTTTATCAGGCATAACTTCGCCTACTAAGAGTATAGAATGATATTAGTATGTTCCAGAAGTAAGCTTTTCCAGATGTTCAATAACCAAGGATAATGGCACATGCAAATTATGCAAGCTAATAAACTAAACATTTTATACAAGCTACAATTCATAATGTGATAATCTATCATTACTCGTAACATAATAatgtaaagagaaaataataattaccGGTTATCATGCACTTGGCCAGTCATTTAAAGAAAGTAGGTTGTAGATATCAGATAAACTTACATCATATTGACTGGAATCAAGGCCAGAAACTTCTACAGATTTTATGAGTATGTCAATGCCAGGGGGAGGTCCCTCAATGTAAAATGTAACTCTGTGAGGCATAGTGGATAAACAAAAACTCCCTTCTAACTTTTCAAAGCGCTCCATGGAAGCAGAAGTCCTGAAGATGGCTAAAGGCAATCAAGATGATGATATTAAGCAATGCGATCAAACTCAAAGGGAAAAAGAATATACCTTCCAATGAATAAATAGTCAACTGATGAGTCTTGGTATTCTAGTTTCAGAGTGGCCTGCATATCAGCAACAGCTGGACCAGATCCTGATATTCCAACCCAAGCACATACTGTATAAGTGGATCCTGCAGAAACCCTGTTGGTTATATGTTGTTCGAGGCCTTGCCAGCATTTATTCCGGTTCGTAACTTTGGCGAACCACCCATGTAGGCTATTTGAAACCCCATGAGGATAACCAGATTCTGATGAAACCACAAAGCCATCACAGCCATTAGGATGCCATGAATCAAGTCCTCCAGAAAAATCATGGTTAAGGATGACATTAGTTGCAGGTCTGCTGGTTGTATCATTCAATTCCTCATTTGACTTCTGCCAGAGATATCCAAAAAATGActgataaaaatgatagtatGAACTTGATGATAGAAAATTAGAAATGTATGACAGCAGAGCCTATAAATGTTACAAACTTTTCATGCTGATAAAGGGTTAAAATTAAAGCAATGTGCTTGCtatttaatgaaaaataagaaaacggATGCCCCCGACAATTGATGACAGCAGAACCGATAATACACAAGCAAATTCCAAAACCATCAAATCACACTACTTCgctggtggaatgtggggtctacttaccatttatggtaacaccatttatggtaatagtgaaatatgactcttattgtgggacggaggtggTACATGATTTAAACAAAAaatgtactccttccgtcccaccgaagatacctactttcttttttagtttgtcccacccaagatgacccattactaaaaatagaaactcatttaactctactttattcccaacatacaaaataaaactacataaaatcctgtgccacccaaggaaggggtcatcttccttgggacggagggaatatacaatttaaattactataaaacaTATATTTTGAGAGATAAATCAAAATATAGAGAAAAGCTGGAGAAAAACTAAGTGATTGGATAGTACCGAGCGAAAGGATCATCACTCAACGGATAAAAGTT
This sequence is a window from Salvia splendens isolate huo1 chromosome 5, SspV2, whole genome shotgun sequence. Protein-coding genes within it:
- the LOC121805349 gene encoding endo-1,4-beta-xylanase 1-like produces the protein MGRFLNCCFTIPVGNQTSDSQPQGSIDSMEKPSTSNANGNTPSEKSNEELNDTTSRPATNVILNHDFSGGLDSWHPNGCDGFVVSSESGYPHGVSNSLHGWFAKVTNRNKCWQGLEQHITNRVSAGSTYTVCAWVGISGSGPAVADMQATLKLEYQDSSVDYLFIGRTSASMERFEKLEGSFCLSTMPHRVTFYIEGPPPGIDILIKSVEVSGLDSSQYDNSKEELNDTTNRPATNVILNHDFSGGLDSWHPNGCDGSVVSSDSGYSQRISASLNGPFARVTNRNECWQGLEQDITNRVSAGSTYTVCAWVGISGSGQAVADVQATLKLEYQHSSVSYLSVGRVSASMECFEKLEGTFCLSTMPQRVIFYMEGPPPGIDILVKSVVVSCPGSSQYVTQSKSSLCDEDSDIVQNPRFDDGLNNWSGRGCKIVLNESMAGGKILPQTGKYFASTANRTQNWNGIQQEITSRVQKKLAYEVFATVRIFGNNVSSADVRATLWVQTADLREQYIGVASVQATDKDWVQLHGKFLLNSLPSRAVIYLEGPPPGTDILLNNLVVKHAPKAPPASRPATQISIFGFNIVANSTLTKGTNGWFPLGNCNLSIGNGAPHILPPMAQESLGPKEPLSGCCIVVTNRTQTWMGPAQTITERVQLFLTYQVSAWVRIGSGATRPQSVNVALGVDSQWVNGGQVEINDDKWHEIGGSFRIENRATKIIVYVQGPDPGVDLMVAGLQIFPVDRSARFKHLKTQTDKIRKRDVILKFTTSDSCPLFGTFVKIRQTQNSFPFGSCVNRTNIDNEDFVNFFVKNFNWAVFGNELKWYWTEPNKGNFNYKDADDLLNFCSSQNIQLRGHCIFWEVESTVQSWIRALSKNDLMTAVQNRLTGLLTRYKGKFKHHDVNNEMLHGSFYQDRLGKDIRANMFKIAHQLDPSATLFVNDYHVEDGCDSHSSPEKYIQHILDLQEQGAPVGGIGIQGHIDHPVGPIVCSALNKLAILGLPIWFTELDVSSTNEYVRADDLEVMLREAFAHPAVEGVMLWGFWELFMSRDNGHLVNAEGDINEAGKKYLALKEEWLSKCHGHIDEQGHFEFRGFHGSYEVEIVSLLQDEKVTKTFVVDPGEDPLVITFNM